A window of Novipirellula caenicola contains these coding sequences:
- a CDS encoding LysR family transcriptional regulator has product MHVRNLELFCSVADERSFSKAAAEHDLTQSAVSQAMQQLEDSLHVQLIDRSKRPLVLTAAGQTYVRGLRDILRQLQRLEAEVVSIGGKLSGQLKIGTIYSVGLSYLPEASEEFAALHPEVDVKLEFGSVEKVVEMTTDGEVDFGLVSFPRSSKTLQSVMWQQEPMRLVCSSEHPFASRTNLSLDALKGIALIGFDRGLTLRKEIDHYLLKAGVSVDTRMEFDNADSLIRAIQASRGVGIVPEAAVRRETANGSLKVVACRGLRMTRPLGIIFRRRGQLSKAASEYTSLLLGRRVETGKRKSGSGKHAAENSATDARTGTSVVA; this is encoded by the coding sequence TTGCACGTCCGAAATCTCGAGTTGTTCTGTAGCGTTGCCGACGAACGCAGCTTTTCCAAAGCTGCGGCCGAGCACGATTTGACTCAGAGTGCGGTCAGCCAGGCGATGCAACAACTTGAAGATTCGCTGCACGTGCAATTGATCGATCGATCCAAGCGGCCGTTGGTGTTGACCGCAGCCGGTCAAACCTATGTTCGCGGGCTTCGCGATATCCTGCGTCAGTTGCAGCGATTGGAAGCCGAGGTCGTCTCGATCGGCGGCAAGCTGAGTGGCCAGCTAAAGATTGGCACCATTTATTCGGTCGGGCTCAGCTACCTTCCCGAGGCCAGCGAAGAGTTCGCGGCCTTGCATCCGGAAGTTGACGTCAAGCTCGAGTTTGGTTCGGTCGAAAAGGTCGTCGAGATGACGACCGATGGCGAGGTCGACTTTGGCTTGGTCAGCTTCCCACGCAGCAGCAAGACATTGCAAAGCGTGATGTGGCAACAGGAACCGATGCGATTGGTGTGTTCCTCGGAGCATCCCTTTGCATCCCGCACCAACCTTTCTCTTGATGCTCTCAAAGGCATCGCTTTGATCGGCTTTGATCGTGGTTTGACGCTACGAAAAGAGATTGATCACTACCTTTTGAAGGCAGGCGTTTCGGTTGACACTCGAATGGAATTCGACAACGCCGATTCATTGATCCGTGCGATTCAGGCGAGCCGTGGTGTGGGGATTGTCCCCGAGGCTGCGGTGCGTCGTGAAACGGCCAACGGATCGTTAAAAGTAGTAGCTTGTCGCGGGCTCCGGATGACGCGCCCGCTTGGAATTATTTTTCGTCGACGAGGACAACTGAGCAAAGCGGCGAGTGAATACACGTCGCTGTTGCTTGGTCGCAGGGTTGAGACGGGAAAACGCAAATCCGGCAGCGGGAAGCATGCCGCGGAAAACTCAGCAACCGACGCCAGGACGGGCACTTCGGTTGTCGCTTGA
- a CDS encoding DUF58 domain-containing protein: MNDAITQIAKDEFQSLTQIPWLFLGLIALPLIVASWRAKIYPTTWWVALLSVSLIASLATVFVPSIIIAVWLIDGIILTLAVVDFLLIYLGTNHGIQVFRSLPRTCSLGVPVASELTVENSTLLTLSGAVCDDLPEHFTATPEKHSLRLPPRGRMTAHRKLLPGRRGAFELEYVYLSFFSPLKLWNRHRKIELHDRLNVYPDMKQLSDYALLARTNRLSLIGVRRTRRIGQDSDFERLRDYSRDDNYRHIDWRSTARRRKLTVRQFQSDQSQRVVFLLDCGRMMTNEQNGYSLLDHALNSVLMMAYVALHQGDSVGMLCFSDTIHAYIPPRGGSSQMNRLIQAGFDQFPRLVESRYDQAFLYLSTHCKRRSLVVLTTNVIDEVNAGAVVDYLSNINGQHLPLGVLLRDREMFDAADAPSNDDRLQMYRAAAAADILLWRHQVLKDLEHRGVLCVDAFPDELTAPLVNQYLDIKAKHLL, translated from the coding sequence GTGAACGACGCGATCACCCAAATTGCTAAAGACGAGTTTCAGTCGCTGACGCAAATTCCTTGGTTGTTCCTCGGGTTGATCGCGTTGCCGCTGATCGTGGCGTCTTGGCGTGCCAAGATCTACCCGACGACTTGGTGGGTGGCGCTGCTGAGCGTTTCGCTGATCGCCAGTCTCGCCACGGTGTTTGTTCCCTCGATTATCATTGCGGTATGGTTGATCGACGGCATCATCTTGACACTTGCGGTGGTCGATTTTCTGCTGATCTATCTTGGCACCAATCATGGAATCCAAGTCTTTCGCAGTTTGCCGCGGACGTGTTCGTTGGGCGTTCCGGTTGCGAGTGAATTGACGGTTGAAAACAGCACGCTGCTAACGTTGTCCGGCGCGGTTTGCGACGATTTGCCCGAACACTTCACCGCGACCCCCGAGAAACACTCGCTGCGATTGCCGCCTCGCGGACGCATGACGGCACATCGAAAATTACTGCCAGGTCGACGAGGCGCGTTTGAACTCGAGTACGTTTACCTCAGCTTCTTCAGCCCGCTAAAACTGTGGAATCGCCACCGAAAAATCGAGCTACACGATCGGCTCAATGTTTACCCCGACATGAAACAATTGTCCGACTATGCCCTGCTTGCCAGGACAAACCGATTGAGTCTGATTGGGGTGCGGCGAACACGACGAATCGGTCAGGACAGCGACTTTGAGCGGCTTCGTGACTACAGCCGTGACGACAACTATCGACATATCGATTGGCGCAGCACCGCACGTCGCCGCAAACTGACCGTACGGCAATTTCAAAGCGACCAAAGCCAACGAGTGGTCTTTTTGTTGGACTGCGGGCGGATGATGACCAACGAACAAAATGGCTACTCGTTGTTGGATCACGCCCTGAACTCGGTGCTAATGATGGCCTACGTGGCGCTGCATCAAGGCGACTCGGTCGGCATGCTTTGCTTTTCCGATACGATCCATGCCTACATCCCACCACGGGGCGGCAGCAGCCAGATGAATCGCTTGATTCAAGCTGGTTTTGACCAATTTCCTCGACTGGTCGAATCACGCTACGATCAAGCGTTCCTGTATCTTTCGACTCACTGCAAACGTCGATCGCTGGTCGTGTTGACGACCAACGTGATCGACGAGGTGAACGCCGGCGCCGTGGTCGATTACCTGTCCAACATCAACGGCCAACACCTGCCGCTTGGCGTGCTGCTTCGTGACCGCGAGATGTTTGACGCCGCCGATGCGCCGTCCAATGACGATCGCCTCCAAATGTATCGCGCAGCGGCCGCCGCCGACATCTTGCTATGGCGACACCAAGTGCTCAAAGACTTGGAACATCGCGGTGTGCTATGCGTTGACGCATTCCCCGACGAATTGACCGCACCGCTGGTGAATCAATACCTCGACATCAAAGCAAAACACCTGTTGTAA
- a CDS encoding UbiA family prenyltransferase, with amino-acid sequence MTAETQQTSPLFAWAQLVRLPNVFTVVADVSAAFLLAAQGPTPVVRWICVLAAGISLYWAGMILNDVFDIERDRAERPKRPLPSGRISLAAARAAGWAILILGVILGSLSGYLPGDNLATTWLPAATSIVLAVMIVAYDGPLKKTPLAPAAMGACRFLSFLLGASPVIIVQPDGPLVPLHLVAFALGFGIYITGITLMARDEASGGNDTNLKVGLSLIVIGLFALAFAPQQAPAGFANFLRTPYAFPLLIAMIAYPVVLRGIRCVRHATPANVQTTIRSGILSIIPLAAAVAMLGAGPLWGLAIFALIIPAIGLASAFRVT; translated from the coding sequence TTGACCGCCGAAACGCAACAAACCAGCCCCCTGTTTGCCTGGGCCCAATTGGTTCGGCTGCCGAACGTGTTTACCGTGGTTGCCGATGTTTCGGCTGCTTTTCTGCTGGCGGCTCAAGGCCCAACGCCTGTCGTCCGCTGGATCTGCGTACTCGCCGCCGGGATCTCGCTGTACTGGGCCGGCATGATCCTGAACGATGTGTTCGACATTGAACGCGATCGTGCCGAGCGTCCGAAACGCCCGCTGCCTTCCGGACGAATCTCGCTTGCAGCGGCTCGCGCGGCAGGCTGGGCAATACTCATTTTAGGAGTCATTCTGGGATCGCTCAGTGGATATCTGCCGGGCGATAACCTTGCCACCACTTGGCTGCCCGCGGCAACCTCAATCGTTTTAGCGGTCATGATCGTGGCCTACGATGGACCGCTGAAAAAGACACCGCTCGCCCCGGCCGCCATGGGGGCATGCCGCTTTCTCAGTTTCCTGCTTGGCGCCTCGCCGGTGATCATCGTGCAACCCGACGGACCGCTCGTTCCGCTGCACTTGGTTGCCTTCGCATTGGGTTTTGGCATCTACATCACCGGAATCACGTTGATGGCTCGCGACGAAGCCTCCGGTGGCAACGACACCAATCTAAAAGTCGGACTCAGCCTGATTGTGATCGGGCTTTTTGCGTTGGCGTTTGCGCCGCAGCAGGCTCCCGCGGGCTTTGCGAACTTCCTCCGAACTCCCTATGCCTTTCCGCTATTGATCGCGATGATCGCTTACCCGGTGGTGCTTCGCGGCATCCGCTGCGTTCGCCACGCCACGCCCGCAAACGTGCAGACGACGATCCGCTCAGGGATTCTGAGCATCATCCCCTTGGCGGCGGCGGTTGCGATGCTTGGTGCCGGCCCGCTATGGGGCCTCGCCATCTTTGCATTGATCATTCCCGCGATCGGATTGGCATCCGCATTTCGAGTGACCTAA
- a CDS encoding DUF4261 domain-containing protein — protein sequence MSKGLYTQTFVVLLREAVSIESVAAILADFSPSAAQPAAAEVLNCGPSIQLEIDDQDEGKVVVDVVDQIWPDDPTTAADPSRIARAYQEGQLGPFTAPESLLRATQQSWNWEAGRTATKLHQAFIRIRCSYVLDGNATPPNLPENYDPYNELAFMTEVVGMLLELPEAICYFNPGGEVLSDLEVLTEAAEFSVEHSLPPVELWANMRFHEVDPQWSVMDTVGHIQLDIPDMEGCFRPQDYDAAEVENFLRDVGIYLLQNGDVIKDGETSEGPGEILWVARVRESALNGPRRRVLRWFADDGEAIPKSLLRK from the coding sequence ATGTCCAAAGGCCTTTACACTCAAACCTTCGTCGTGCTGTTACGTGAAGCGGTCTCCATTGAATCCGTTGCCGCGATCCTTGCCGACTTTTCACCTTCGGCCGCCCAACCTGCCGCCGCAGAGGTCCTGAACTGCGGTCCGTCGATCCAGCTGGAAATCGATGACCAAGACGAAGGCAAAGTCGTCGTCGATGTGGTCGATCAAATTTGGCCGGATGATCCGACGACTGCGGCGGACCCGAGCCGGATCGCGCGAGCGTATCAGGAAGGCCAACTTGGACCATTCACGGCCCCCGAGTCTCTGCTCCGCGCGACCCAACAATCGTGGAACTGGGAGGCGGGAAGAACCGCAACCAAATTGCACCAAGCGTTTATCCGCATTCGCTGTAGCTACGTGCTCGATGGCAACGCAACGCCCCCGAATCTTCCCGAGAACTACGACCCGTACAATGAATTGGCGTTCATGACCGAGGTGGTCGGCATGCTGTTGGAGCTTCCCGAAGCGATTTGTTACTTCAATCCCGGCGGCGAAGTGCTTAGCGATTTGGAGGTGCTGACCGAGGCCGCCGAATTCTCAGTCGAGCATTCACTGCCTCCCGTGGAATTGTGGGCCAACATGCGATTCCACGAGGTCGATCCTCAGTGGTCGGTGATGGACACCGTGGGGCACATCCAACTTGACATTCCCGATATGGAAGGGTGTTTTCGGCCGCAAGATTACGATGCCGCCGAAGTCGAAAATTTTCTTCGCGACGTTGGCATTTACTTGCTACAGAACGGCGATGTCATCAAAGACGGCGAAACCTCCGAAGGTCCCGGCGAGATCTTGTGGGTTGCACGTGTTCGCGAAAGTGCCTTGAACGGACCTCGCCGTCGCGTGCTGCGTTGGTTCGCCGACGACGGCGAAGCGATCCCCAAAAGTCTGTTGCGAAAGTAA
- a CDS encoding TadG family pilus assembly protein translates to MKNLNVKQLSHVPCDGDVPVNRRRMPARKRRGAAAVFGLILTVSLVALMAVTIDLGHIRVAEAEMQRSADASAMAACWELFDQQNSGASESVMQSSARQAANSIATRNSVGQQAPEFSSGDVELGTYSPDQSWSTSDPSTYNAARVTLRLQTGGNGELPLFFGDVTGRQSQSLSTTATAAMFNAISGFNEPDTHDETIDILPFALDLPSWVAMCSGLTDDSFSYSSGSVHSGSDGFCETNLYPQGTGAPGNRGTVDIGGSNNSTKDLSRQILHGISKQDFIDLGKPLKFDSKGELKLNGDTGISAGVKDELASIIGEVRIIPIYTTVTGNGNNAMYTIVKFEGVRILEVKLTGKMSEKRVVVQPAKAVARHAIIDNSGTSQSSYLVTPVMLVQ, encoded by the coding sequence ATGAAAAATCTAAACGTAAAACAACTCAGTCACGTTCCATGCGATGGGGATGTGCCGGTAAATCGACGTCGCATGCCAGCCCGCAAACGTCGTGGGGCTGCGGCCGTATTCGGTCTGATTTTGACAGTCAGCCTCGTGGCATTGATGGCCGTCACGATCGATCTGGGGCATATCCGCGTGGCCGAAGCCGAGATGCAGCGATCGGCTGATGCGTCAGCGATGGCCGCATGCTGGGAACTGTTCGATCAGCAAAATTCGGGAGCCTCCGAAAGTGTGATGCAGTCTAGTGCCCGACAAGCTGCCAACAGCATCGCCACCCGAAACTCGGTCGGGCAGCAAGCCCCAGAGTTCTCTTCGGGCGATGTCGAGCTTGGCACCTATTCGCCCGATCAATCGTGGAGCACATCGGATCCGTCGACTTACAACGCCGCGCGAGTGACGCTGCGACTGCAAACGGGTGGCAATGGTGAATTGCCGCTATTTTTTGGCGACGTAACAGGCCGGCAAAGTCAATCGCTAAGCACCACGGCAACCGCCGCGATGTTCAATGCCATCTCGGGATTCAACGAGCCTGACACCCACGACGAGACAATCGACATTTTGCCGTTTGCACTCGATCTGCCGAGCTGGGTTGCCATGTGTTCAGGGTTAACCGACGACAGTTTTTCGTATAGCAGTGGTTCGGTGCATTCCGGTTCCGACGGGTTTTGTGAAACCAACCTTTATCCTCAAGGCACCGGAGCACCGGGCAACCGAGGAACGGTCGACATCGGTGGCAGCAACAACAGTACCAAAGATTTGTCACGCCAAATCCTGCACGGAATCTCTAAGCAAGATTTCATCGATTTGGGGAAACCACTCAAGTTCGACTCCAAAGGTGAATTGAAGCTCAACGGCGATACCGGGATCAGCGCTGGAGTCAAAGACGAGTTGGCATCGATCATTGGCGAGGTTCGCATCATCCCGATTTACACCACCGTGACGGGCAACGGAAACAATGCGATGTACACGATCGTGAAATTCGAAGGTGTGCGAATCTTGGAGGTCAAGTTGACCGGGAAAATGTCGGAGAAGCGAGTGGTGGTCCAGCCAGCCAAGGCGGTCGCCCGACACGCGATCATCGATAACTCGGGCACTTCCCAAAGTTCATATCTAGTCACCCCCGTGATGCTGGTTCAGTAA
- a CDS encoding TadE family protein: MIHRMNRPKKKATRMAASAVEFALVAPLMIAFTFGLVELGRMMLVKQTATHASREGARIAVRPAATTSEVVERVNDELALMGIQDATVETVPSSIETATSGGIVTVRIAIDISSITWVPGFLNLDATQIVAESSMRRESTN, encoded by the coding sequence ATGATTCACAGAATGAATCGGCCAAAGAAAAAGGCGACAAGGATGGCGGCATCCGCTGTCGAGTTCGCCTTGGTCGCACCGCTAATGATCGCCTTTACGTTTGGTTTGGTCGAGCTCGGGCGAATGATGTTGGTCAAGCAAACCGCAACGCATGCGAGTCGCGAAGGGGCGCGAATCGCGGTGCGTCCCGCCGCCACCACCAGCGAAGTCGTTGAGCGAGTTAACGACGAGCTCGCTTTGATGGGGATCCAGGATGCGACGGTCGAAACCGTCCCGTCATCGATCGAAACGGCCACGTCCGGCGGCATCGTGACCGTGCGTATCGCGATCGATATTTCGTCGATCACTTGGGTTCCTGGGTTCTTGAATCTCGATGCCACCCAAATCGTCGCCGAGTCATCGATGCGGCGAGAGAGTACAAACTAG
- a CDS encoding ThuA domain-containing protein translates to MKPLSALKPLSLLLTACFAFQMMAVPVRSSAEQPATKPSIKVLLITGGCCHDYDFQTKAMQMAFKERGVAVNWTVVNDGGNGTSAEIDLYKNPKWAEGFDVVIHNECFAATTNPEYIRSITRSHHKGANAVVIHCAMHTYRDAKIDDWREFLGVTSRRHEHQSHYTVNVAAQNHAIMKGYPDGHKTAMDELYVIEKQWPNMTVLATSKSEKTDQSHPVFWTNQYGKARVFGTTYGHSNETFEDAVYLDTIVKGTLWAAGKL, encoded by the coding sequence TTGAAACCTCTGTCCGCCTTGAAACCTCTGTCCCTTTTGCTGACCGCCTGCTTCGCCTTTCAAATGATGGCTGTCCCTGTTCGAAGCAGCGCTGAGCAGCCTGCCACGAAACCATCGATCAAGGTGCTGCTGATCACCGGTGGCTGCTGCCATGATTACGATTTCCAAACCAAGGCGATGCAGATGGCGTTCAAGGAACGCGGCGTCGCCGTGAACTGGACCGTGGTGAATGACGGCGGCAATGGAACCAGCGCCGAAATCGATCTCTACAAAAACCCCAAGTGGGCCGAGGGCTTTGACGTGGTGATCCACAACGAATGCTTTGCCGCGACCACCAATCCCGAGTACATCCGCAGCATCACTCGGTCGCATCATAAAGGGGCCAACGCCGTGGTGATTCACTGTGCGATGCACACTTACCGCGACGCCAAGATCGATGATTGGCGAGAATTCTTGGGTGTGACCAGCCGCCGACATGAACACCAAAGCCACTACACGGTGAACGTGGCCGCTCAGAACCACGCCATCATGAAGGGCTATCCCGATGGCCACAAAACAGCAATGGATGAGCTGTACGTGATTGAAAAACAGTGGCCAAACATGACGGTGTTGGCCACCAGCAAAAGCGAAAAGACAGACCAATCACATCCCGTTTTCTGGACCAACCAATACGGCAAGGCTCGTGTTTTCGGCACCACCTATGGTCACTCGAACGAGACGTTCGAAGACGCCGTTTATCTGGACACAATCGTCAAAGGCACGCTGTGGGCCGCGGGAAAGCTGTGA
- a CDS encoding DUF4912 domain-containing protein: protein MIKTADLKAQTRRELAELAKTYGVSGWHSMRKDDLVTEISKVQRKLRRKSDSAKSTASKTAASKKSSTSSRASSTSSAKSKSKASAPMSKGAQIAAARARAAAVSAQRCAEALDQKEQKERVSAKTARIRAQMRRRRETLDRHRDISTGTLVGGSAVTNGASRTRNGEPHQDRVVLLVRDSYWLQANWEITRSSVQRAESAMAERWHTAKPILRLLAVGDASSNQAESVARDIPIHGGVNNWYIDVDEPPSRFRVIIGYLADFGEFYTICRSNVVETPRPGECERLDEHWNDIAEDYERIYSLSGGYDQDAGDLKDVFEERLHRPMPSRGDQGQTVADPSLLRQTKLPFKVDAELIVFGKTTSNASVSIAGRPVKLQSDGSFTVRMELPDKRQVLPVTCESRDGLRQRTTVIAVERNTKVMETVEIDDRF from the coding sequence GTGATTAAAACGGCAGACCTTAAAGCGCAAACACGACGAGAATTGGCCGAGCTAGCCAAAACCTATGGTGTATCGGGCTGGCACAGCATGCGAAAGGACGACCTTGTTACTGAAATATCAAAGGTACAACGCAAGCTGAGACGAAAATCGGACAGCGCGAAGTCCACGGCGTCAAAAACCGCCGCATCAAAGAAATCATCGACCTCCTCTCGAGCGTCGAGCACCAGTTCTGCGAAATCCAAATCAAAAGCGTCCGCCCCCATGAGCAAAGGGGCCCAAATTGCCGCCGCTCGTGCTCGTGCCGCTGCCGTCAGCGCCCAACGCTGTGCCGAAGCACTGGACCAAAAAGAGCAGAAGGAACGGGTTTCCGCCAAAACCGCTCGCATCCGCGCCCAAATGCGTCGCCGCCGTGAAACCCTCGATCGCCATCGCGACATCTCCACCGGCACCCTTGTCGGCGGCTCTGCGGTGACCAACGGAGCTTCGCGAACAAGAAACGGCGAACCTCACCAAGACCGCGTCGTGCTGCTGGTACGTGATTCGTATTGGCTGCAAGCCAATTGGGAAATCACGCGATCAAGCGTCCAGCGAGCCGAATCGGCGATGGCCGAGCGATGGCACACCGCCAAACCGATCCTGCGACTGTTGGCGGTGGGCGATGCGTCGAGCAATCAAGCCGAAAGCGTGGCCCGCGACATCCCGATCCACGGCGGTGTGAACAATTGGTACATCGATGTTGACGAGCCACCATCGCGATTCCGAGTCATCATCGGTTACCTCGCTGATTTTGGCGAGTTCTACACGATCTGCCGCAGCAATGTCGTCGAGACCCCACGTCCGGGCGAATGCGAACGACTCGACGAACACTGGAACGACATTGCCGAAGACTATGAACGAATCTACTCGCTCAGCGGTGGTTACGATCAAGACGCGGGCGACCTCAAAGACGTATTCGAAGAACGTCTGCATCGCCCGATGCCTAGCCGGGGCGATCAAGGACAAACCGTGGCGGACCCCAGTTTGCTGCGACAAACGAAGCTGCCGTTCAAAGTCGATGCTGAACTGATCGTGTTCGGAAAGACAACGTCCAACGCATCGGTGAGTATCGCCGGTCGCCCTGTGAAATTGCAAAGCGATGGATCGTTTACGGTCCGCATGGAATTGCCCGACAAACGCCAAGTGTTGCCCGTGACTTGCGAAAGCCGCGATGGACTGAGACAGCGCACCACGGTGATCGCGGTCGAGCGGAACACGAAAGTGATGGAAACGGTCGAAATCGACGACCGCTTCTAG
- a CDS encoding AtpZ/AtpI family protein: MVNPEKSPSDPDDESTHKDGMADKVEVASGPVAKNDAKGGAVWFRFAGLGMELAGITLLFAGVGYWIDAWRNHDQMYATALSTMVGFGLAMTRFIVKASSFRS; this comes from the coding sequence ATGGTGAATCCAGAGAAAAGCCCTTCCGATCCCGATGACGAGTCAACCCACAAGGATGGGATGGCCGACAAGGTAGAGGTCGCATCCGGACCCGTTGCGAAAAATGACGCAAAAGGGGGCGCGGTGTGGTTTCGGTTTGCCGGTCTCGGGATGGAGCTCGCTGGAATAACACTTTTGTTCGCCGGTGTGGGTTATTGGATCGATGCCTGGCGAAACCACGACCAAATGTATGCGACCGCGCTGAGCACGATGGTTGGGTTCGGGTTAGCGATGACGCGATTTATCGTCAAAGCATCCTCGTTCCGATCGTAA
- the atpB gene encoding F0F1 ATP synthase subunit A, whose protein sequence is MPLLVASTDHSPITHVLPHPLHENPIVSVPVGEGDIPALNIFDGRYDFFITNHLMMSVVGAVTVVLVFAYVASRVRAKGQGLEAFKTRGRVAQLFETMCSFIRDEVARPNLGHLTDKYIYYIWTIFFFILFCNVIGLVPIGYIMQSFTGNTAFSHWGGTATGNLSLNAVLALGSFIAILFIGIRETGAKTFFLHFNPIGWDDPKMLLIGIPLYALEWIGLIIKCVVLAMRLFGTMMAGHLVIAAFVGLVFTAAEFSHALGYGVELSVIGGGIVLTLLELFICFLQAFIFTFLTVLFIAMTAVHHDDHHEEEHPFSDESQMDIDKLIDPKRLGPLVHE, encoded by the coding sequence ATGCCATTGCTTGTTGCTTCTACCGACCACAGCCCGATAACGCATGTGCTGCCGCATCCGTTGCACGAGAATCCGATCGTGAGCGTGCCGGTGGGCGAAGGCGATATTCCGGCGCTGAATATTTTTGATGGGCGTTACGACTTTTTCATCACCAACCACTTGATGATGAGTGTGGTGGGGGCCGTGACGGTGGTGTTGGTTTTTGCCTATGTCGCAAGCCGAGTGCGTGCGAAGGGGCAGGGACTCGAAGCCTTCAAGACGCGTGGTCGCGTGGCTCAGTTGTTCGAGACGATGTGTTCGTTCATTCGTGACGAAGTCGCTCGGCCGAACCTAGGTCATTTGACCGACAAATACATCTACTACATCTGGACGATCTTCTTTTTCATCCTGTTCTGCAATGTGATTGGGTTGGTTCCGATTGGCTACATCATGCAATCGTTTACCGGCAACACTGCGTTTTCACATTGGGGCGGAACGGCGACTGGAAACTTGTCCTTGAATGCGGTTTTGGCGTTGGGCAGTTTCATTGCGATTTTGTTCATCGGGATCCGTGAAACCGGCGCGAAAACGTTCTTTCTACACTTCAATCCGATTGGTTGGGACGACCCCAAGATGCTGTTGATCGGCATCCCGCTCTACGCACTCGAGTGGATTGGATTGATTATTAAGTGTGTGGTACTTGCGATGCGGCTTTTTGGAACGATGATGGCAGGCCACTTGGTGATCGCCGCGTTCGTGGGCCTCGTCTTTACCGCTGCTGAGTTTTCACATGCACTTGGCTACGGTGTTGAGTTGTCGGTGATCGGCGGCGGCATCGTGCTGACCTTGCTTGAGTTGTTCATCTGTTTTCTGCAAGCGTTTATCTTCACCTTCTTGACGGTCTTGTTCATCGCGATGACAGCAGTTCATCATGACGACCATCACGAAGAAGAGCATCCGTTTAGCGACGAAAGCCAGATGGACATCGACAAGTTGATCGATCCAAAACGACTGGGGCCATTGGTTCACGAATAG
- the atpE gene encoding ATP synthase F0 subunit C: MFDFALVLAQEALNVGKMGVGIGMGLVILGAGLGIGRIGSAAVDAIARQPEASGTISTQMLISAALIEGATVIALILMLILG, from the coding sequence ATGTTTGATTTCGCGCTTGTTTTGGCCCAGGAAGCTCTTAACGTCGGCAAGATGGGTGTCGGTATCGGAATGGGCCTTGTCATTCTCGGCGCTGGCCTCGGCATTGGCCGCATCGGTAGTGCAGCGGTTGACGCAATCGCTCGCCAACCCGAAGCGAGCGGAACGATCAGCACCCAGATGCTGATCTCGGCGGCACTGATCGAAGGTGCAACCGTGATTGCTTTGATTCTGATGTTGATCCTTGGCTAA
- the atpF gene encoding F0F1 ATP synthase subunit B: MVLKLTRLSVLGFVAAATLGVSPAVSYADEKAKPEVATEASETDHAVLLVAADADVLDEEVVVGDHDHPAAAGDHDEDGHDDAHTPPLLSFDIGSAVCNIAIFLGVLAILSKFVWPPILNGLKAREDKINGDLENAERINAEARSLLSDYQTKLDEAASQVQGMLAEARRDAEANGQRIVADAKAEAERTRDRAIADIETAKKVALADLAGQTSDMAMQVAKSVVGRELRPEDHADLIRQSLDRLPSNN; this comes from the coding sequence ATGGTTTTAAAATTGACTCGTTTATCGGTGCTAGGGTTCGTCGCAGCGGCCACGCTTGGTGTGTCGCCTGCGGTTAGCTATGCCGACGAAAAAGCGAAACCCGAAGTCGCGACCGAAGCATCCGAAACGGATCACGCGGTGCTCTTGGTCGCTGCGGACGCGGACGTTCTCGACGAGGAAGTGGTTGTGGGTGATCACGATCATCCCGCAGCAGCAGGCGACCATGACGAAGATGGGCACGACGACGCGCACACGCCGCCGTTGTTGTCATTCGACATTGGTTCGGCGGTCTGTAACATCGCGATCTTTCTTGGGGTGCTTGCCATTTTGTCCAAGTTCGTTTGGCCTCCCATTTTGAATGGGTTGAAGGCTCGCGAAGACAAAATCAATGGTGACCTCGAAAATGCCGAGCGTATCAACGCCGAGGCGCGGTCGTTGTTGAGTGACTACCAAACCAAACTCGACGAAGCGGCAAGCCAAGTGCAAGGCATGTTGGCCGAAGCGCGTCGCGATGCCGAAGCCAACGGTCAGCGAATTGTTGCTGATGCGAAGGCGGAAGCCGAGCGGACGCGTGATCGTGCGATCGCTGATATCGAGACCGCAAAGAAGGTGGCCTTGGCCGATTTGGCTGGTCAAACCTCGGACATGGCGATGCAGGTTGCCAAGTCGGTGGTGGGCCGCGAGCTTCGTCCCGAGGACCATGCTGATTTGATTCGTCAATCGCTTGATCGACTTCCAAGTAATAACTAA